From Jeotgalibacillus haloalkalitolerans:
AATATGAACTGAAGAAAAAAGGCATTACGGAAATGTCATTTTCTACAATGGTGCTGACAGGTGAAAATGCTTCTTCCCCTCATGGCACGCCGGGTGACACCAGAATTAAAAAAGGTGACCTTGTGCTGTTCGACTTGGGGGTTGTCTATAAAGGATATTGTTCTGATATCACAAGAACCGTTGCTTTTGGAGAGATTTCAGATCAGCAGCAGGAGATTTATAAAACTGTGCTCAAAGCTGAAATGACAGCTCTTGAAATGGTGAAGCCAGGCGTAAAATCCAGTGATCTCGACCTTGCAGCGAGAAAAGTCATCGAAGACGCAGGTTATGGGGACTATTTCCCACACAGACTTGGTCATGGCCTGGGATTGAATGTGCATGAGTATCCATCTATTACATCTGAAAGTGACATTGTACTTAAAAAAGGTATGACATTTACAATCGAGCCGGGGATTTACTTACCTGGTGTTGCAGGAGTAAGGATTGAAGACGATGTGCTTGTGACAGAAAACGGATATGAGACATTAACGAAGTTCCCGAAAACACTGCAGACATATTAAGCAAATGCCAGGCGTGACAGATTGCAGAAAATATATGTTTATAGAATCAACAGGGATTTATCTGAAACTGTACGACCATAATTGCACATCTGTATCTGCACACTCTTTAACGAAACGCTTTGATAAAATCCATTTTTGTTTTTGCACAGCTGGTGATTGGAGTGGAAGGGGCTGCGGCAGGAAGGGACAGGTGAGGCTTATGGCGAAGCCTGCCGGCCACGGAAAGCGTCCCCCTGAAGCGGAGATCAACAGCCAACTTTATCAAAGCCTAAAAAAGCACCCGACCGTATGTAACGGCCGGGTGCTGATTTATCTTAATGAATTAATAATTCTCTCACGTTTGCATACTCAAGACCATGCGCTTCAGCTACTGCATTATATGTAACGTAGCCATTCAGCGTATTAATTCCGCTCATCAAAGCTTCGTTATCAATGCATGCCTGACGATAGCCTTTATTTGCAATCTGGATACCATACGGCACTGTCACGTTTGTCAGCGCAATTGTAGACGTACGCGGTACTGCACCCGGCATATTTGCAACTGCATAATGAACAACACCGTGCTTTGTATAAGTAGGGTTATCATGCGTTGTGATTTTATCAGTCGTTTCAAAAATTCCACCCTGGTCGATCGCAATATCAACAACAACTGCACCAGGCTTCATCGCCTTGATCATTTCTTCACTCACTAATTTAGGTGCTTTCGCGCCAGGAATCAGCACTGCACCAATGACAAGGTCAGATTCAGCAACGCTTTCTGCTATATTTAACGGATTAGACATTAATGTTGTCACATCTTTACCAAACAGATCATCCAGCTGACGCAGTCTTTCAGGATTCAGGTCAAGGATCGTCACATCTGCTCCAAGTCCTACAGCCATTTTGGCAGCATTCGTTCCTGCTACTCCTCCGCCGATGACAGTGACTTTCCCTCTCGCTACACCCGGTACGCCTGCAAGCAGGATACCCATACCACCATGAATTTTCTCAAGGAACTGCGCGCCAATCTGTGTTGACATTCTGCCCGCTACCTCACTCATCGGTGTTAATAGTGGAAGTGAACCATTTGGCAGCTGAACCGTTTCATATGCAATCGATACAACTTTATTGTCGATTAATGCTTTTGTCAGCTCCGGCTCCGGTGCAAGGTGTAAATAGGTGAACAGAATTTGCCCTTCACGGAAATAACCATATTCGCTCGCGATTGGTTCTTTTACTTTCATCACCATTTCACAAGCCCATGCATCAGCAGCTGTAGGTGCGATCTGTGCACCGGCAGCAGTATAATCTTCATTCGTAAATCCCGAACCAAGACCTGCGCCATCTTCAACAAGTACTTCATGACCCTGATTAACGAAATGATAAACGCCTGATGGTGTAATCGCCACCCGGTTCTCATTATTCTTTATCTCTCTTGGAATCCCGACACGCATGTATATTCCTCCTAAATCCAGAAAATTTTAAACACCCTTTTTGCAGTTCCATTTTAACAAATCGCCTATCCCTTGTCCCTACTTATTTTACACTTCTAAATTGATTAATAATTCGCACATTTTGAAAACGTTTTCGCTATTACACTAATGTGTTAAAATGACGATATTCTATAAACGGGAGACATATTATGACAACAGCTGTAAATAAAAAAAGAATTCAGATTGAAACGATTGGTTTGTCAGAGGTGCCGGAATCTGAAAAGAAAACGCGCTGGTTTGATTATGCATTTATACAAATGGCGTTTTCAGTGAACACAGGTAATGTCCTCGTGCCCGCTCTGGCTGTCACTGCAGGTGGTCTGTCTGCAGGTACTGCCATAAGCTCAACGCTGATTGGTGCAGTCTTAGCATTTATACTGGTTTCAATTCTCTCACTGCCTGGTGCACGCTACGGTCTTCCTGCACAATATGTTATTCGGACGATGATTGGAAGCAAGCTTTCTATGTACTTTGCTTCACCTGTAAGATCACTTACGTCTTTATACTGGTTCGCTGTTCAGACGATTGGCGGATCAATTGTTGTACAGTTTTTACTAAATGAATTTGCTGGAATCCTGATTCCTTTGTATGTGCTCGCTCCTCTTTTTTCTATCATTATGGCGGTACTTGCATTAATTGGGTTTGAAGCTGTTAAGAAAACCATTAAATGGTTTATTCCGTTATTATTTCTCAGTCAGCTGCTGATGCTTTTCCTGATTATTGATTTGATTGCTGCTGACACAAGTGTATTATCCCGGGGTGAATTCTCGATCGGCACCTGTTTCTTTTACGGCAGCCTGGCCTTTATGCAATATGTCTCAGGCGTCAGTGCATCCTCTGATATCACCCGTTATGCAAAATCTCCTAAAGAAGGCTTTATCGGTGTGCTGACTGGAAATATTGCAGGATTTGCAGTTGTAGCTGTACTTGGTGCTTTATTTGCTTCAGCGTTGCAGTCTGTTAATCCGTTTGTATCAGCAAGCATGCTGACTGATTCAAATGCTGCGATCGTTCTGATTGCTGCCGGCGCAATTATTTCAATGATTTCCATTAATCTCAGCAATGCTTATACCGGCGGGTACAGTCTTTTAAATGCGCTGCCTTCCCTCGGGCGCGTTAAAAGTGCTGTCGTGTTTGGAATCGCAGCAACTGCACTCAGTCTGTTTCCGGGGATCGTTGAAGAAGCAGAAACGTATATCTCTCTGCTTGGCGCAGCAATTGTTCCTTTATCCGCAGTCATCATTGCTGACTATGTAATGGTTAAAAAGATGAATATCACAAAAGACCATTTAATCCGTCTTACGGCCGGAAGTCATTCAGCAAATTTATCTGCGTTATTTACTGTTTTATTATTTGTACCTGTTTACTTTTTAATTCCTGATACATTATCGCCTGGTTTAATTGTATTTACAGCCGCATGTGTCTTTTATACTGTTTTACAAAAATTAGTCACAAATCGATCAGAAATTTCTCACAATTAGCAGGAATATTGACACGATTCGGTGTAATATATAAGTAAAGGAGGCGATCAAAATGACATTAAGCTATGACCACATTCTTGTTGCTGTAGACGGCTCTAAGGAAGCGGAGTGGGCTTTTAAAAAGTCAATTGATATCGCGAAAAGAAATGATGCAACGCTGAACCTGCTTCATGTAATCGACACTCGTTCATTTGCGGTTGTTGAAGCTTACGACAGAAGTGTTGCTAAAAGAGCAGAAACATTTGCTGAAGAAATGCTGAACGATTACAAGAAAGAAGCGGAAAGCAAAGGTGTTGGAAAGGTTAATGTATTTGTAGAATACGGTTCTCCAAAAGTGCTTGTTCCAAAAGAATTTGCACAAAAAGTTGAAGCAGACCTGATCATTTGTGGCGCGACTGGTCTTAATGCGATGGAGCGCTTCCTGATCGGAAGTATCTCTGAACATATCGTACGGGCAGCAAAGTGCGATGTGCTTGTTGTTCGTACTGACCAGCCTCCGGAAAAGGCAGCAAAAGATCTGGATATTTAATGATTAAAAGAGAGAACCACTAAAGGTTCTCTCTTTTTTGATGATTAGGCTTTCACATGATCCTTTATAATTGCTTCTGCTTTTTTCAGCTGGTTTTTTACCTGTTCAAAGCCTGTACCGCCTTCTGACTCACGGCGTTTTACTGCCTGTGCTGGTTCAAGCACATGATAGATGTCTTCTTCAATCAGAAAAGAAGCTGCTGTCATTTCACTCAGCGGTAAATCCTTCAGATAGATGCCCTGATTAATACACGTCAGCACAAGCTTTCCTACAACTTCATGCGCCTCACGGAACGGCATCCCTTTTGAAGCGAGGTAATCCGCAAGTTCGGTTGCATTAGAGAAATCTTCGTTGACGGCTTTTGCCAGCTGGTCTGTTTTTACTTTCATCGTATTGATCATACCTGCAAAGATCTTTAAAGATCCCATCAGCGTATGAACTGTATCAAACATACCCTCTTTATCTTCCTGCATATCTTTATTGTAAGCGAGCGGAAGACCTTTCAGCACGGTCAGCATTGAGACTAAGTGTCCAAATACTCTTCCTGTTTTGCCTCTCACAAGCTCTGCCATATCAGGATTCTTCTTCTGTGGCATAATGCTGCTGCCAGTTGAGAAAGCATCTGCCAGCTCGATAAACTGGAACTCCTGACTTGACCAGATAATCATTTCTTCTGAAAATCTTGAGAGGTGCATAATTGTCATCGATGCATTTGATAAAAATTCAACGATAAAATCACGATCACTCACTGCGTCCATGCTGTTTTCATAAATGTCAGAGAAGCCGAGCAGCTCTGCAGAACGCTTTCTGTTAATCGGAAAAGTTGTTCCCGCCAGTGCGCCTGCTCCCAGTGGAGAGACATCGATTCTTTTCAGTGAATCCTGAAAGCGCTGAACGTCTCTTTCAAGCATCCAGAAGTAAGCCATCAGGTGATGCGCAAAAGAAACGGGCTGCGCACGCTGAAGGTGTGTATACCCAGGTGCAATGGTTTCTACATGCTCACCAGCCTGCTTGACAACTGCTTCCTGAACAGCACGGATCAGTTCAACAATCTCAATCACTCTGTTTTTAAGATACAGATGCATATCCGTTGCGACCTGGTCATTTCTGCTTCTTCCGGTATGAAGCTTACCGCCAACCTGTCCGATTTCCTGAATCAGAAAATGCTCCAGATTTAAATGGATATCTTCATTTTGTACAGAATAGGGAAGTTCTCCCTTCTGTGCTTTTTCCTTCAGTACAGAAAGACCTGACAGGATCTGCTTCACTTCAGAATGTTCTAAAATACCGCACTCGCCAAGCATTGTGACGTGCGCTTCAGACCCCTCCAGGTCTTCCATTACAAGGTTCTGATCAAACCCGATGGAGGCGTTGAACTCGTCAACCCACTCCTCGGGTGATTGTGAAAAACGTCCTCCCCAAAGTTTGCTCATGAAGTCGTCACACCTTTTGATTCCTTCTGAACCATTGAATGAACCTTTGTCGGAAGCCCCCATAGCTTAATGAAGCCTACAGCTGCACCGTGGTCAAATTCATCATCAGAAGTATAAGTTGCAAGCTTTTCATTATAAAGTGAATTTGGTGAAGTTCTTCCTTCAACAATCGCATGACCCTTGAACAGCTTCACTCTTGCTACACCATTTACATATTGCTGTGTTTCTTCAAGGAATGACTTTAATGCATCAGTCAGTGGTGAGAACCATAGACCTTCATAGATCATTTCAGTCAGCTTCTTCTCAATGACAGGCTTAAAGTGAGCCATTTCTTTTACAAGCGTCAGATCTTCAAGCTCTTTGTGTGCTTTCATCAATGTAATTGCACCTGGGCACTCGTATACTTCTCTTGATTTGATTCCAACAAGACGATTTTCAACGTGGTCGATTCTTCCGACACCGTGTTTACCGGCAATGTCATTTAATTTAAGAATCATATCTGAAAGCTTCATGCCCTGACCGTTTAATGCTACAGGCACGCCATTTTCAAATGTAATTTCAATTGTTTCAGGTGAGTTAGGCGTTGTCTCTAGTGATGCTGTCAGATCATAAGCACCTTCTGGAGGAGCAGCCCACGGATCTTCAAGGATACCGCACTCATTACTTCTTCCCCACAGATTCTGGTCAATTGAATAAGGGCTATCCAGATTGATCGGAATCGGGATATTATGCTTTTTCGCATATTCGATTTCTTCTTCTCTTGACCAGCCCCACTCACGAACTGGTGCAAGTACTTCAAGCTCAGGATTCAAACCGTTGATTGCCACTTCAAAACGAACCTGGTCGTTTCCTTTTCCAGTACATCCATGCGCCACTGCGGAAGCACCTGTCTTCTCAGCTACTTCAACCAACTTTTTCGCAATCAGCGGTCTTGATAATGCTGATACTAATGGATATTTACCTTCATACATTGTATGAGCCTGAAGCGCGATCAAAGCAAAGTCCTGTGCGAATTCTTCTTTTGCATCAATCACATAGCTGTCAACTGCACCGACTGTCAGTGCTTTTTCTTTCACAAAATCAAGATCTTTCCCTTCACCAACGTCTAAGCAGCATGCAACAACTGAATAACCCTGGTCTTTTAACCACTGAATCGCTACTGATGTATCAAGTCCACCTGAATATGCTAAAACTACTTTTTTATTTTGTGTCATGTCAATCAACCTCTTTCGTATTTTTATAAATAACTTTGTATATTTATTCTTTATATGATGAATGTATCATATCAGGGTATTTATAAAGATGCAACCCATCTTGATGAAAAAAATAAAGATTAAATATTCTGATATCATTCATTTATACAAAAATAAAAAGACTGAAACTATGAGGTCTCAGTCTTTTAGAAACGTTCCATTGCGCTTCAGACGGACGCTTTCCAGACGGAGGTTGCTGAGCCTCCTCGCCATTGGCTGAGGGGTCTCAGCTTCCCTCAAATCGTCCCGGAGTCGCCGCCTTATGCTTCGTTCTACTTAAATTACTATTAGAATTTGAGCGGTACTCATTTAATAAGAATTTTGATTTGTCTTTTCAATCAGATAGCGGTATTGATAAAAGCGCTCTGCATATTCAGTGACATTTCTGGTCAGCTGGTAATTTGCGGCTGCCCCGATTGCCATTGAGATGACGGGGTAGCCGCCGGCGCGTTTGTTTTTAAACATTCTGATGGCGAGTGTTTTAAACAGCTGCAGTCCCGGTCCTTCAAGCCAGCGTTCATTTGTGAGCTTATCACTTCCATTGAAGAAGTAATCACTCTGCACACTGCTTAAGGTATCCACAAGTTCATCCCATGCTTCTCCCTGAAATTTTTTTGGCAGGGTGGATGCATGAAAAAGCTTTAATGCGATGGTCATTTCATATGGTGTATGCACATCGCGTCCGTAGGCTGCTGCAGTAAACTGGATGGCTCTGATATTGATCAGGAGCAGTGCAATCAGATCACTGATAAATGCTGCCGCCCCGCCTGACCCTGCTATCCCACCCTGTATAAACGAATAAAGTCTGTGTCTCCCGCTCTGCTGTAAAGAAAGATAGTTGAGCTGATCAATACTCAGATTTCGTATATCTTCAATCTGAATGACAGTGTCATCAAACGCTTTAGCCGTTCTTAAAATACTTTCACGTTCGTCCTGCTGAAGCTGAAAACCCTGCATGGTGCTATGTATATGGAATAGGGACGTATCGATATGAGAAAACAATTCTTTTTTGATTTCTTCAGGCAGTAATGAAAATGACCGTTCAATCCATTTTGAATATACATTGGTCAGGTCGTTGCCTGACACTTCATTCAGTGTTTGCTTCCACATCTCAATTTCGTTGTATACTTCCTGATCGCGTGGAGACCAGCTCATGTAACCACCTCACCCTTCGTTTCTTTTATTATACTATTAATTTCCTTTTGAAAACAAAAACTGCAGATCTGGGTACATTAAATACGCAGATCTGCAGCTAAAAATGTTTATTAAGTTAGACGCGTTACGTCGCGTGCAATCATAACCTCTTCATCAGTCGGAATGACGATGACTTTTACAGGTGAGTGAGGATAATTGATGAATGCTTCCTCTCCACGTGTTTTATTCAATGCAGGGTCCCAATAAACGCCCATGAATTCAAGGCCTTTCAGCACTTCTGCACGGATCACATCACTGTTTTCACCGATACCGGCTGTGAAAATAATCGCGTCAACACCGTTCATACGTGCTGCGTAAGAACCGATATACTTGTGAATACGGTTTGAGAATACATCAAGCGCAAGACGTGCACGCTCATTTCCTTCTGCCGATTGAACCTCGATGTCACGAAGGTCACTTGAGAAGCCTGATACGCCAAGCATACCTGATTGCTTATTCAGTACGTTTAGTACGCCTTCTGCTGTAAGGTTTGTTTTTTCCATGATGAATGGAATGAGTGCAGGGTCAATATTACCGCTTCGTGTACCCATTGTTACACCAGCAAGCGGCGTGAAGCCCATAGATGTATCAATTGAATTACCGCCTTCGATCGCAGCGATACTTGCACCATTACCAAGGTGGCATGAGATCAGACGAAGCTGCTCAAGCGGACGTCCAAGCATTTCTGATGCACGCTGTGATACGTACTTGTGTGAAGTACCGTGGAAGCCGTATTTACGAATGCCAAAGTCTTTATAATAATCATAAGGAAGACTGTATAGGAATGAGCTTTCAGGCATTGTCTGGTGGAACGCTGTATCAAATACTGCAACTGCAGGTACATTTGGCAGTACGTTTTGGAATGCCTTAATACCTGTAATGTTGGCAGGGTTGTGCAGCGGTGCAAGTTCAGACAGTTCTTCAAATTTCTCAATTGCCTCATCCGTGATCAGTACTGAATCACTGAATACTTCTCCACCATGAACGACACGGTGACCAACCCCATTGATTTCATCCAGTGATTGAATAATACCGGCAGATGTCAGCTTATCAAGTAGTAATTTAACCGCTACTTCATGATTTGGGATATCTGTAACTTCTTTTTGCTTCTCGCCGTTTACTGAAATGGTGAATACACTGTCGTTCAATCCGATTCGCTCGATTAAACCTTTTGTGATCACTTCTTCTTCCGGCATTTCAAAAAGCTGAAACTTCAATGAAGAGCTTCCTGCGTTAATTGCAATGACTTTAGTCATAAATTTATTCGCTCCTTTTATATGAAAAACATAAGTATTACCTTTATACCCTGTTAAACAATTTACTATCCATGTTCATTTAATCACTCTCTCTGACGGTCTTCAAGAGAAAGCTTGCAGTGGCAACGTTTTCATGTAAAAGTGTTTATTTTCAGAATACAATAATAGAAAAAGACTGAAACAATTTGTCTCAGTCTTCTTAATCGTTTCACTGCGCTTCGGGAGACGCTTTCCGGACGGTGGTTGCTGAGCCTCTCCGGCTTCGCCTGTGGGGTCTCAGCTTCCCACTATTCGTCCCGGAGTCGCCTCCGCTCCGTTCCGTTCCACTCGATTACAGTTGAAACGAATTTTTCTATACACTTTAAATTAGCTTTAAACTTATTTATTCTCTTTCATCCACTGCTGTATTTTTGTCATCATATTTTGAACAGCAGGGCCATTTGAGAGTTTTGGCATGTCTGCGAGCAGTACCTGTTTTGGCGCTTTGGTGTTTTCTCCCTGCTTCTGAAGGATCAGTACACTTTTTGCGGACTGTTCATTTTTGAACAATGACTGTGGCAGTTTTATCAGTCCCTGAATATGTGCTTCTTCTTTAAGGAATTCATGAAGCTGTCCTGCAAGCGGTGATTCGAAAAGACCATTTGGGACAAGGAAGAACAGGTATCCACCGTTTCTCACGTGCTTAATGGATTGTTCAATAAATAAATGATGCGCATATGAGTGGCCTTCTTTTGCCTGCAGCTTATAGTCTGCTGCTCTTACATCATTCGGGTAATATCCGACAGGCAGATCACTGACCACTGCATCAGCAGGATCTATGAATAACGGCTCAAG
This genomic window contains:
- a CDS encoding M24 family metallopeptidase, producing MIHMIEKIQAYLKDEQIDCAFLTSTENVTYTTGFRSDPHERWLAVYIPADGDAILICPGMEVEDARGAGWEGSIIGYSDTESPLELLKAGVSGFKRVAIEKNHLTVERLELFHQVFGECQVHAAEHMMNDMRVIKSDEEVTLLKKAAELADFAIETACSELEEGRTELEVLAKVEYELKKKGITEMSFSTMVLTGENASSPHGTPGDTRIKKGDLVLFDLGVVYKGYCSDITRTVAFGEISDQQQEIYKTVLKAEMTALEMVKPGVKSSDLDLAARKVIEDAGYGDYFPHRLGHGLGLNVHEYPSITSESDIVLKKGMTFTIEPGIYLPGVAGVRIEDDVLVTENGYETLTKFPKTLQTY
- the ald gene encoding alanine dehydrogenase — its product is MRVGIPREIKNNENRVAITPSGVYHFVNQGHEVLVEDGAGLGSGFTNEDYTAAGAQIAPTAADAWACEMVMKVKEPIASEYGYFREGQILFTYLHLAPEPELTKALIDNKVVSIAYETVQLPNGSLPLLTPMSEVAGRMSTQIGAQFLEKIHGGMGILLAGVPGVARGKVTVIGGGVAGTNAAKMAVGLGADVTILDLNPERLRQLDDLFGKDVTTLMSNPLNIAESVAESDLVIGAVLIPGAKAPKLVSEEMIKAMKPGAVVVDIAIDQGGIFETTDKITTHDNPTYTKHGVVHYAVANMPGAVPRTSTIALTNVTVPYGIQIANKGYRQACIDNEALMSGINTLNGYVTYNAVAEAHGLEYANVRELLIH
- a CDS encoding purine-cytosine permease family protein, which gives rise to MTTAVNKKRIQIETIGLSEVPESEKKTRWFDYAFIQMAFSVNTGNVLVPALAVTAGGLSAGTAISSTLIGAVLAFILVSILSLPGARYGLPAQYVIRTMIGSKLSMYFASPVRSLTSLYWFAVQTIGGSIVVQFLLNEFAGILIPLYVLAPLFSIIMAVLALIGFEAVKKTIKWFIPLLFLSQLLMLFLIIDLIAADTSVLSRGEFSIGTCFFYGSLAFMQYVSGVSASSDITRYAKSPKEGFIGVLTGNIAGFAVVAVLGALFASALQSVNPFVSASMLTDSNAAIVLIAAGAIISMISINLSNAYTGGYSLLNALPSLGRVKSAVVFGIAATALSLFPGIVEEAETYISLLGAAIVPLSAVIIADYVMVKKMNITKDHLIRLTAGSHSANLSALFTVLLFVPVYFLIPDTLSPGLIVFTAACVFYTVLQKLVTNRSEISHN
- a CDS encoding universal stress protein: MTLSYDHILVAVDGSKEAEWAFKKSIDIAKRNDATLNLLHVIDTRSFAVVEAYDRSVAKRAETFAEEMLNDYKKEAESKGVGKVNVFVEYGSPKVLVPKEFAQKVEADLIICGATGLNAMERFLIGSISEHIVRAAKCDVLVVRTDQPPEKAAKDLDI
- the argH gene encoding argininosuccinate lyase, translated to MSKLWGGRFSQSPEEWVDEFNASIGFDQNLVMEDLEGSEAHVTMLGECGILEHSEVKQILSGLSVLKEKAQKGELPYSVQNEDIHLNLEHFLIQEIGQVGGKLHTGRSRNDQVATDMHLYLKNRVIEIVELIRAVQEAVVKQAGEHVETIAPGYTHLQRAQPVSFAHHLMAYFWMLERDVQRFQDSLKRIDVSPLGAGALAGTTFPINRKRSAELLGFSDIYENSMDAVSDRDFIVEFLSNASMTIMHLSRFSEEMIIWSSQEFQFIELADAFSTGSSIMPQKKNPDMAELVRGKTGRVFGHLVSMLTVLKGLPLAYNKDMQEDKEGMFDTVHTLMGSLKIFAGMINTMKVKTDQLAKAVNEDFSNATELADYLASKGMPFREAHEVVGKLVLTCINQGIYLKDLPLSEMTAASFLIEEDIYHVLEPAQAVKRRESEGGTGFEQVKNQLKKAEAIIKDHVKA
- a CDS encoding argininosuccinate synthase, coding for MTQNKKVVLAYSGGLDTSVAIQWLKDQGYSVVACCLDVGEGKDLDFVKEKALTVGAVDSYVIDAKEEFAQDFALIALQAHTMYEGKYPLVSALSRPLIAKKLVEVAEKTGASAVAHGCTGKGNDQVRFEVAINGLNPELEVLAPVREWGWSREEEIEYAKKHNIPIPINLDSPYSIDQNLWGRSNECGILEDPWAAPPEGAYDLTASLETTPNSPETIEITFENGVPVALNGQGMKLSDMILKLNDIAGKHGVGRIDHVENRLVGIKSREVYECPGAITLMKAHKELEDLTLVKEMAHFKPVIEKKLTEMIYEGLWFSPLTDALKSFLEETQQYVNGVARVKLFKGHAIVEGRTSPNSLYNEKLATYTSDDEFDHGAAVGFIKLWGLPTKVHSMVQKESKGVTTS
- a CDS encoding EcsC family protein, coding for MSWSPRDQEVYNEIEMWKQTLNEVSGNDLTNVYSKWIERSFSLLPEEIKKELFSHIDTSLFHIHSTMQGFQLQQDERESILRTAKAFDDTVIQIEDIRNLSIDQLNYLSLQQSGRHRLYSFIQGGIAGSGGAAAFISDLIALLLINIRAIQFTAAAYGRDVHTPYEMTIALKLFHASTLPKKFQGEAWDELVDTLSSVQSDYFFNGSDKLTNERWLEGPGLQLFKTLAIRMFKNKRAGGYPVISMAIGAAANYQLTRNVTEYAERFYQYRYLIEKTNQNSY
- a CDS encoding acetate kinase is translated as MTKVIAINAGSSSLKFQLFEMPEEEVITKGLIERIGLNDSVFTISVNGEKQKEVTDIPNHEVAVKLLLDKLTSAGIIQSLDEINGVGHRVVHGGEVFSDSVLITDEAIEKFEELSELAPLHNPANITGIKAFQNVLPNVPAVAVFDTAFHQTMPESSFLYSLPYDYYKDFGIRKYGFHGTSHKYVSQRASEMLGRPLEQLRLISCHLGNGASIAAIEGGNSIDTSMGFTPLAGVTMGTRSGNIDPALIPFIMEKTNLTAEGVLNVLNKQSGMLGVSGFSSDLRDIEVQSAEGNERARLALDVFSNRIHKYIGSYAARMNGVDAIIFTAGIGENSDVIRAEVLKGLEFMGVYWDPALNKTRGEEAFINYPHSPVKVIVIPTDEEVMIARDVTRLT